In the Nilaparvata lugens isolate BPH chromosome 9, ASM1435652v1, whole genome shotgun sequence genome, one interval contains:
- the LOC111060207 gene encoding protein kish-A: MSAIFNFQSLLTVVLLLICTCAYIRSMFPSLLDRNKVGLLGTFWKCARIGERKSPFVAVFCIMMAARILFIS, translated from the exons tcggCGATTTTCAACTTCCAAAGTCTCCTAACAGTTGTTTTGCTGTTGATTTGTACGTGCGCCTATATCCGATCAATGTTTCCCAGTCTTCTGGATAGGAATAAAGTTGG GCTTTTGGGAACCTTCTGGAAATGCGCAAGGATTGGTGAGAGAAAAAGTCCTTTTGTGGCAGTCTTCTGCATAATGATGGCCGCCCGCATCCTCTTCATATCGTGA